A window of Phragmites australis chromosome 15, lpPhrAust1.1, whole genome shotgun sequence genomic DNA:
TTTACATTTACCGTATCTAATACATTCATCCGTTCACAGGCCCCTCTAATGATCATGCATCGACGACAGTAGCACCATCGCAGTCGTCTTACCCGAgttaggaggatgagcctgggtcGAACCCCCTGTTCGACCTCGTGAGGAACTTCTTTAGAGGCACATTGGACTATGACGTTGTCACATGGTCCTAGTTGCCCACTGCTCCATGCAACAGACCCAGTAGAAGGCCTCGACTCACTTGATCGCTACGAGGGCTACCAGCCAGGTTGTTCCACCGGATAACCTGACCTACtttaggggccacgtgagggtgaACTAGCGGCAGCGACGACGAGACCATGATGGTGAGAACAGCCGATGATAGCGGGGGCGGCAGTAGTTGGATTTTATCGTTGCTTTCGtaacttagatgtttgtttcatgatgcatgttCGATTCACAAACTAGTCTTATATAGACGTGTCTATTTTCTATGTACTACatgtgaccgcacgctagtGCCTTTTCAAATTAATGAAACCGCCTTTTACGAACGATGTGACCACAAGCTGCCGCCTTTATGGGTGATGTGATCGCATATCTGCTTTCTATATATTACAAGTTCAGACATTACTACTTACCACGTTattaatgcatttcttaatcccataTGACATCACTCTACCAGCTTCTCGGAGCGAAGTCTGCTCTCGCTGCCACCTTTTTAGGGAGATGCGACCCCTCACTGCCAACTTTTTAGACTGACAAAACCACTCGCAGCCACCTTTTTAGACCGATATGATCGCACACTGCCGACTACTCATAGTCCAGTAATCGCTCACTGTGGAAAGGTATACAATGCATACACTGTCTCTAAATTACATAACTACACTTGGTGCATACACCATCAATCCCTTCTTATAAAAGGCGAGGCCGAGGCAACGAGAAGGTCATGACATCGCAGTTTTCCGAAACACCACTACCATCTGATACCTAataccaaaccatcaaacagacATTTCTTGTGGACATTCAAATTCTCAATGATAGTCCAACAGACTATGAGCGAGACTCAGGAAAATGTGACAATGTGTTAAAGAGAACAGCATGACCAAAGTGCTATTGAAATGGTAGATCATGACCTATTATCTCTCTCAGAGAGCGATAAGGGGGCGCTCAGGGAGGCCTAACAGTGGCGTTAACCGCCCACTAATGTAAGGGGAGTGTGTGATCTAAGCATCATCTGAGAGGATGGTAAAAGGTACTTGTGCCACCCTGGTATACTAACCGTTATATAAAAGAGTTGTAGCCTTTTCAGAGAATAATTCTTTTAGAAGACGGTAGACGTCTATTTATACAAAAATTTCTATCACagatctattttttaaaatattaatattagaaaatgtaaaaaaaaaactccgttCTTATGCTCTCGTCGGGTGAGCACGCCGTCCGCACGCGCAGCTGGTGGGGTTTCTGTCAGGCCGAGTATGGGCTGAGAGTAGCGGTGCCACCCCGCAAGCCACCAAGCTTGCCGCCAACTCTCCAATCAATCTCGCAGGCTTAGCAGGAGCCCGCAGCCACAAGCTGCTTGGCATGAATGCTCGGTgggagcttttttatttttacatttttctaatttaaaaaaataaataaatagactccggatgaattttttaaaaaaatagacgtCTACCGCCCTCTTAAAAAGTAGCACTTTGAGAGAACGATAAGGATACCACGATGACAAGCACAGTATTTACCACCCTCTCAGACGGCAGTTAGCCCTTGCAGCTAGCTCAGAGAACGGTTAGCCTACTATTCCCGTGGTGAGCAGTATTTAGCCGCTCAATTTTTCCTTCATATCTGCTCTGTTCAAAATAGTAGTTCTctattactctaaaaattctataaCTTTTTGTACATATTGCATAATCTATGtttaacccattttaattggattcacctaaaaatcatgtgtataattcaaacaaaaattctctaaaaaatagTACTTTATAACTTCTTGAAATTGTAAGGGCAtcaataaatttctaaaaatctagaaaaattcactaatatttttcttatatgatttactaatttttaaaattaatttcacccctaggtttatatatgtttgaattcaaatagagttaaaagaagaatatcacatgaaattataaaaatacatataaatagagcattacaaaggatctcactttttcactatataatctagggctgaaaataattttagaaattaataaataatataataagaatattagtgaattttttcagatttttgagaatttatttgatgccctaaagatttctagaagttataaaagtaccatttttagagaattttagtttaaattatacacattctcttttggtgaatctaattaaaataggttgcacatggattatgaaacatgtaaaaaaaaatactatttttagagtaacagaagacTACTATCTTGAACAGAGAacataaaaagagaaaattgagcAGCTGAATACTGTTCACTGCGGTAACAGTGGGCTTAAGGGGTAGTAGCCCTTAAGGTAGCAGAGCTGTAGCATTTTAAGAGAGCGGTAGTTGTTTATTACTGTAATTTATTTATAagagatctatttatttaattttttaagttagaaaatgtaaaaaaaaaatctgctcGGTGGGAAGAGCCCACAAGCGTCTGAAATTTGTGACCACTGCCTAGTTTGCTTGATAGAACTAGGACCGGGCTGTTGAGTAGTGCTGTTACAAAAACTATAAAAAGAGTAAAAACTACAAAGCAATATAccgaaaatatttttttcagccAGATCCCCTTCTTGGGGGCTTATATTGAAGGTCTTAACGGGGGTGTACGTCCCGGGGTCGAACTCTGGACCACTAAGGTTGCGTCCATGTCTTACCAGTCGCATAATATCCAGAAAATATGGAGAaacaaaataatagaaaaaagaattttaagAATATTATTCCACCATCAATGGATTAATCAAATAATATAGAAGGGATTACACAATGTGAGATTAACAGGCTCATTGGGGCTTTAGAGTACTAATCAAATCCACAAGCTCCGAGACGATCAGTTTCATCAACAATTAAGAAAAGTACAGGATCAGGAATCTTTGACGCTAACAATTACGAAAATGTACAGTAGCATCCAGGACTGAAGCATTGACCGAACCATTGTGTACGTGCCGAGAAAAAAAGGTTCTCATGGCGCGTGAGAGGGCCACATATCACCTCGACGCGTAGGCGAAGAGGGTGGCAGGGCGGTGGCGGCCAAGGTGTTCTGGCGGCGCAGGAGCGCACCGACGCGATTGCCGTCGACAGGGAAGACAAGGAGGAGCGAGCAGCCCTCCCGAACTGCACCGCCTGAGGGGAGACGACAGGCGGGTGAACGAGGCGAGCGGGTGGCAGCGGAAGAGTACGTTGGTGACGGAGACGACGGCTGCGGCGCTAGGTCGTAAGGTGGAGCATTTTTTTAAGGAAGATATGAATTATATTTCTCATTTGGAACATTTACATCTAAGAATACAGGAGATGAGCTAAGCCACACATTCTGCTAAGAAATGGGATCACTGATTTCACGGTGGTGATTCACTCCACCGTGAGACGTTGGATCACAATTGAACGGTCAAGATTTGATGCTACATTATTGCTACAATAGTATATAACCAGTGATATTGCTGTAGTATCTAACATTGCTGTACTTTGATACATTGTTTGACGCATGATACTGTTTGTCCTCTCATGATTTACTATTTATCTCCGACTTTAACGAAGTGAAGTCAGAGAATTTAGATCCACCTGTTAACCCCAAGAGTATAAACATACCTAAGCGAGATAATAAGTCTTTCCTATTGCATTCCTTAACTTTGTATGCAAACTACACAATCAAAAGATTTTGACATCTTATAAATATCTCGAAGAACCATCATACTCCCTAAATTCTCATATGGGAGCATTTCTAATAATATTTTCTCTTTAAATTTCATTCCTCTCCAACTCTCAATATCTCATTCCCTGTATTCTCATATATGGAGCCATTCCAATAATATTTTCTCCCTAaatcttcttcctctccaacaGACTCTCAATATCTCATTCCTTATATTTCAATAGATCAGAGTCTCTTCCCTCTCTTGTGTAACCGATGGGTAGACCCTACTTGTCATatatctcctctctctctctttctctttgtaTCGGCATATGAGGACATCTGGAAGGACAACCCGATGGCCGGAGCCCGGAGCTTGCTCGGTGGCAAGCAAGAGCAACCGCGTCGCTCGATGCAGGTCACAGAAAGGAAGGGAGCTTCGGGGAAAGTGGAAAGGTGGTTGGAGAGTTCTAGAGAGGCTCAGCTGAGATTACCACGGGCTCAGTTGCCATGGAGAAGTTTCGGAGCGGTCGGTCGACGATGAGAACTTCAATGGTAGTGACGAAGACCGACGATCGGGGAAATACCAAATCCATTGGCGTCGGCTGTGGATCCACAACAAGAGGGAGTCAAGTGGGTGCGCATAGACCTGAGCAAGCCACGGTTGGAAGCAATCGGCCAATGGCTCATCGGATGAGGAGGATtcggcgacggcgacgaagAGACGTCCACAGCCGGAGTCGAGGAGATGAGCTCAGATCGGCTTTTTCCCATGGGGAGAGGATGAGGAAGCGGTGGGGATCGACAGAGAAGCTCACGGTGGAGCCCACGGAGCTTGCGATGTCGGCGGTGCCTTTGGGACGGGCGGCTTTCAGTAAGAGCTAGTACTTCCAAGCCTGGTGGGGCAATCAGAGGTGGAGCATGCGCTGTTGCTGCGGGTTGTTCTGGACCCATGCGAGGTTGTCTGGTGGGCTTAGAAGACAGGCCGATGTTAGACCACAACGGGATTGCAGCTAGGCCTCATGAGCCACGAACTGTGATTTTACGGGGCGGGTAAGTGGGTTCGTAGACAAACCCGCCCCACCTGCACAAGCTGAGAGCCCGTCTGATTCTAGACCAGTTTTGGTTTGAACGGGCTGTGTTAAGAATATTCAGTAACAGAAGCCCAGTTAGTATATTGGGTtgtgtttggttttttttttttgtgggttTTGTTTTCCTGGGCACAATGGTGATTAATTTCCTGAGCAACACAAAACAAACTTTGACGCCCCCAAGTGCTGAAAGCATGAAGCAAAGAACAAATAAGCATCACTATACAATGGACAAAGATAGTCGGCTTGTCGAGTTGAGGAGAAATTACCTCGGCCGCAGGACTGCGGATGGGCAAGACTGCGTCAGCAGTCCCGCGTCGCGGCGTTGGAGTTGGCATGCCAAGGAGGCTGGAGGCGTGGTGGAGGAGGCATGTCCGGGTGGCGGCCGTGGCGTGGTCCCATGGAGCAAGGGTGCGAGCAGGAGCGGGCGAGGGCGCGAGGCCAAGGCGGCGAGCCACGTGGTCTGTGGCTCCACGCGTGGTGGCTACGCTGAATGGGGATTCGGTGGTGCTGTGGTTGTCTGTTAGTGAagttagggtttattttattgaagattctgaaaaataggtcgtagattgtggattgtaaaatAGTGGATTGTGAAAAAACTTTGATGAATAATTCAGTAAAATAAACTTTCACAATCTGTAAAAACTGGAGGAAAACCAGTTTCTTGGATTCTCACAATCTAACTAGCGAATTgtaaaaaactatgataaaaaattatctatttatttcaCCTTCAAATTgtaaataaaaatcacaatccGTAAACAAAACAAATAGATCCTTAGTTGGATTGGGTTTAGTTGGATACCAGAGTTGAGATTTATAGGTGTTACAAGAATTCGAGCCCTGTGGCCACCACGGGTGCAGTACAAAACCTGCACCTAACCTATACCTTCTGGGAGATCTATTGGACCGTGGTGCAAATTAGTACTCAAATCTAGCCCACCAGGTGCAGAACCTATCAGGACCTCGAACTCATGGATCCAATTGTTACATCCCTAGTTCTTTAGTCAGGGCCTCCCTCCTCGTACAGAAGGAAAATTTGGTTTACAATACATAATCCAAGCCCTAAAGCTTAGGGTATGTTTGTTTCGGTTTTAAATtgtagctttcagcttttacaattcgaaattaaaataaacagacaattttttcatatttttttacaatTCGTGTGTTGGATTGTGGAAATTCAATAAGCTGATTTTTCTCAGTTtttatagattgtgaaagtctattttactaaattatttatcaatttttttaatccatAATCTAAAAGTTTTTTACAATACAGTTTTTACAATTCACAACctataaattaatttttgaaatctctaattaaaataaatacatcTTTAGTAGAGTACTCGGCTTTTGAGCATGTATGAGCCTTTTGCTCATTTGGATAAAGCAACAAATTCGTCCTCCATGCTCTTCGTAGAATCTAGAAGACCACGACCGGTCCCAAGGGTAATCAATGGAGAAAACAGTAAAAACAATTtcttatttttgattttttggaatggaataaaaaaatattttggtttggagaCTTCGCTTGTCTTCATAGGCAACTCGTGTTAACCACAGTAAAACGCAGTCCAATAAACCACCATTTTAATCCTCAAGGCCATCGGATTCAGCAAACCAAACTCGTCGCTGCGCTCGACAAATCCAGATTCCCGTGTCCCTGTCTCCTCTCCGGCTCTGCACTCTCGCAGCAGCAGGAGAGCCAAAAGCAAAGCCCCAGCTTTGTCCCATGCCAGTGGAAAGCTGAGCCACGGCGACAAAGGGAGACCGCCGAGGCACGGCCGCACCAGACTACCGGAGCTGCATGGCGCGACGGGGCACGCTCTGCCGCCGCGCTGGTCTTGGAGTGGCTTGGCAacttgagaaaagaaaaagaagatgccGCTGGCATAGGCGTTGGTACGTCGAAACCTTTCTCTCGTGGAAAGCTGCGTCCCCTGTTTCCCGGGCCATTTCACCTGCTCCCATTTACTAACCCCCTTAATCACACAATCATCTGCCGCTAACCTCTGATTCTCACTAACTAACCTTCCTACCTAAAAGCAACccagaaagaagagaaaaagctTGCACTACCTCGTTGGGCTCCAGAATGGTCACTTTGAAATGATACTAACGGCCTCATGTTTTGTAGACCCTCAGTTTCTGAAGATTGACATAGGTTTTCTACCTAGCAGTCTTGGTGCATCGACATTCTATCAATCCAGAATGTGAAAGACAGAGCTAGAGAAAGCCTTCCCGGTGCAGCATGTCTCCTTTTTTAATTCTGCTGCATGCGGTATAAAGGGGCGATCGACTGTAAGTTCAGCAGTTTGTCGTTCGATTTCTGTTGTATGAAGGGCCGTGGCAAATGATTGTGCGCCAGCAGCCCCTACCTTGCTAGATGCTAGGGCACGAAAGACCTTTTTCAACTTTTGGTTCGGCTGTGACTCTTGCATGCATGTCCAGTTGTTCTGTTACATTAGGACAGCAGAAGATTCAGAGCACGCCAGCTCCTCTCACACACACAGTACAGTGACAGTCCACTCTTCCTCTCTAGTCTCTACTCTATGCTCCATTCCCATGCATGAGATGGGCGGTCAAAGGCTTCTGCTCCTCCTGGCTCTCCTCCTGACACTTGTCGCCACGGCGGTCATCGGAGAAGGCgacgtcgtcgccgccggcagcgCAGGCGGGGCCAACGCCACCGACGCGGAACCGCCCAGCGGGAGGCTCGACGTGCGGGCCAGGAAGCGATGGCGGTTCCCGGCGACGGAGGGCATTGTCAGGGGCAGCGAGCGGAGGGTGCCCAACTCGTCGGACCCTCTACACAACCGCTGATGCGTCGATACCTGTCACTCATGCATGCCTTCGTGGTGTTTCTTGTGTTGCTTCTGATGCTTTTTTGGCCGCAGAATGTGGCGTTGTGTTCATACTTGAGAGAATCGAATTGCGTATACAAGTAAATGTAGCTGATTTTGATTTAGCTGGTTTGCCATCTCGAGTGCTTGTAATCAGAAATCCATCGGCATTTTACACGGTGTCGGTATATAAATTTGCTTCAGTTCGTCTTAGCTGAATCATCTGAAGTGCAGTTCATAGTGGAGCTATGCTATGATCTGAGCCGACCAAGTGATCATTCGATTACTCGAGTGCAGGAATCTGCAGTGGAAGAATCGAGTTTTCTTGGGGTATTTTTCATCTTTGCGAAAATGTTATGCGGGTCGCtgcacaaaagaaaaagggagaaTGGTATGTATCCGAGTATGCGGACCCACTGGCCAGCCTTCCCACGAGGACACTCCGAGTCCCTCCCGGTCCGCGCTCCGGTGCGTCAAAACGTCGAGCATCTTgcgcgccaccgccaccgccaccagccCAGCGACCCGCACCTGCCGGCGCGCAATGCTCGCCACCACCGGTGTCTCCCTTGCCGTCGTCAACGCCGTCTGGACGGAGATCAAGTCCGCGGGCCGCGCCTCGGACGAACACCTATCCATGTAAGTAAAGCCAATCCGCCCGCCGCCACGGCGCCGCCCGTCTCGCTCCGTGCTCTACCCACGCATGACGTAGGCTTTGCTCTCTCGATTCTTTGACGTGCTCTCTCGTTCCACATCCTGGAGACGCTGTTCGGCAAGAACATGCTGCGCGCCTGCAAGATCGTCGAGGAGCGCGGCGTCCGACGCATCACCGGCGCGCCCAGCGGACGCTAGCTCTTCCTGGTCGGCTGTTCACCCGTCTTTTGCTCCCGCACACGCCCGAACCGGCGGGCAGACACTTGACCGTGGCGTGTGTGTGTTGCGGGCGATGGGGGAGTCGAAGAGAAAGGACGAGTACCTCTGCTTCCCGGAGCACCTCTGCACCTGCTACTCCTTCTACGACATCGTCGGGCGCGGCCAGCAGCTCTTCGTAAGTGCCCTTGCTGTTACTGCGTGCTTAATTTGGTTCAGTCAAATTCGTGAACGATAGAAGTATATCTCTGGAAAAGGCGAAAGATCGGAATGTTGGAGTTGCTTAGTTAGTTGTTAGCCCGTGGCTCCTGAAATCCTTGTTGAATTTTGGGctattatttttcaaaattgCTAGATATCTGTCTACATATTTCTTGGCAAGAAATCTGTCAAATTTCTTACCTTAGAATCTTCTTGGAGATTCGTGCATCATTCTTCTCCGGTGAGCTTTCATCTTCTTAGGCGAAGCCATTGTCTTCTTCAGTGAGGGttggattagggttagggtttcgggttggggttagggttaggggttTGAGCTTTAGGGGAATTTAGGGTCTCCAGCTGCAGAGGGGGCTCCGAGGGAGGCTGCCACcccggtggtggtggcgggcgGTGGGGGGATGGTGAGGCAGCGAGAGCACCGCCCGGTGCGatggtggtgggggtgtcgagGTTGGAGTGGTTAGTGGTGGTGGCAGTCGAGGGCGACAGATTCGATGGCGGTGCGCTGTCGGAGCCGGTcggggaggcggtggcggtggggAGGAGGGGCGCCGAGAAGAGAGATCGGCAGAGGGCAGATGTGGGTCTACTGCTGCATCGCCCTTGAAAACCTACCGTTATAT
This region includes:
- the LOC133893660 gene encoding uncharacterized protein LOC133893660, with amino-acid sequence MLATTGVSLAVVNAVWTEIKSAGRASDEHLSIRCSARTCCAPARSSRSAASDASPARPADASSSWSAVHPSFAPAHARTGGQTLDRGVCVLRAMGESKRKDEYLCFPEHLCTCYSFYDIVGRGQQLFLVLMLSPEDSNAMHSFQQKRNGFF
- the LOC133892071 gene encoding uncharacterized protein LOC133892071; translated protein: MHVQLFCYIRTAEDSEHASSSHTHSTVTVHSSSLVSTLCSIPMHEMGGQRLLLLLALLLTLVATAVIGEGDVVAAGSAGGANATDAEPPSGRLDVRARKRWRFPATEGIVRGSERRVPNSSDPLHNR